The following are encoded together in the Deltaproteobacteria bacterium genome:
- the purE gene encoding 5-(carboxyamino)imidazole ribonucleotide mutase codes for MNKKQILIIIGSSSDEKFMSECVKILDSFHAGYEMIVSSAHRTPDKTRQLAKSAKEKGFNIIIAGAGGAAHLAGAIASETVLPVIGVPLPTSYLSGMDALLSTVQMPGGIPVATVAIGESGAKNAALLAIEILALNDHSLYKKLIEYRLSFEKNINKKRS; via the coding sequence ATGAATAAAAAACAGATATTGATTATAATCGGTAGCAGCTCTGACGAGAAATTCATGTCAGAATGTGTAAAGATACTTGATTCATTTCATGCCGGATACGAGATGATTGTTTCATCCGCGCATAGAACGCCTGATAAAACAAGGCAGCTTGCAAAAAGTGCGAAAGAAAAAGGATTCAACATTATTATAGCAGGTGCCGGAGGTGCAGCCCATCTTGCCGGAGCAATTGCTTCGGAAACGGTTTTACCTGTTATCGGCGTGCCACTACCAACATCTTATCTTTCTGGTATGGATGCACTGTTATCTACCGTTCAGATGCCGGGCGGTATACCTGTAGCGACCGTTGCAATAGGAGAATCGGGCGCTAAGAACGCAGCACTTCTTGCGATTGAGATACTGGCATTAAACGATCACTCTCTGTATAAAAAACTCATTGAGTATCGGCTCTCATTTGAGAAAAATATTAATAAAAAGCGAAGTTGA